A region of the Synechococcus sp. PCC 7502 genome:
ACTTTCTCCCGCTTCTAATTGCAGGTTTATATTCTCAACGGCTGGCTTAGAAACTGGCTTAAAAGACTGAGAATTAGATGTCAAGTTGTACTGAATTTTCAGGTTTTCTATTTCTAAAAGCATTTGATTAAATTAAGCCTGATATAAAAATAGAGAGATATAAAGACCAAAGCTGGGGATATTTTCAATTAGAAACTTTTATAAATTACTAAACAATTACGATTTTTAAATCGCTCATAACTAAATCGATCAGCGATCGCTTGGGTAATCTGTAGTCCCCTACCGCCAGTGGGCAGGTTATCAATATCCGTGGGGTCAATCTGGTGTTCTTGAATTTCTTTTAGCTTCTGTAATAAATCAAAGGGCTGCCCAAAATCCCAAATCCTGATTTCGATCGTATTTTTATCAAAAATAACCTCAATATCAACGGGTGTATCTATGGGTAAATGCTCATGGGCATGGTAAATAACATTGGCAAAACCTTCTGCCAGTAATAAATTCATTTGCTGCAATACTCGCTCAGTTGCATTAGTTACGGAGGAATT
Encoded here:
- a CDS encoding ATP-binding protein, which codes for MAEKYSLRVKTDIYDLTTVQKWFQQFGNSSVTNATERVLQQMNLLLAEGFANVIYHAHEHLPIDTPVDIEVIFDKNTIEIRIWDFGQPFDLLQKLKEIQEHQIDPTDIDNLPTGGRGLQITQAIADRFSYERFKNRNCLVIYKSF